AAAAATTGTTTCGGGCGACTCCATCACGCCTTGTTTTCCTTTTTCAAGAAGCTTATTACGTCCTCGAATTTCGCTAGGTTTGCGGCGTCGGCGTCAACGAGGTTTTGGTGCGCGTCGAGAATCGCCGAGGTCGGCGCGGACGCCGACGGCAGGGTGTCGCCGAGGTTCGCGTCAATCGAGCCGTCCGAGATTTTTACGAGCCTTGCTATTCCGAGGTTTTCCACGAGTTCGCGGTTGCGTTCGTTGAGGTTGAGCAGCAGCAGTTCGCCGTCCGACTTTTTGAGTTTCAACGCCACACCCGCAATCATTCCCAGAAACGTGCTGTCCATGCCCGTGCATTTTTCGAGCTGGACAAGCACTTTCGTACAGCCCTTTTCGACCGCCGACGCGAAGAATTCCCCCGCGCTTCGGCAGTTCAGATAGCCAGCCTTTCCCGCAACCGCCAGCATTGCGGTTTTGCCGCAAATTCTAACGAGATATTTTGTTTCTTCACCCATAGTGATTTGAGCGGAAAAGACCGATTATTTGTTAAGGATTTTTTTCAGGACGTATGGCAGAATGCCCGCCTCCTTATAGAAATCCACTTCAATCGGCGTGTCCACGCGCAGGAGCAGTTCGGCGGTTTTCACCGAGCCGTCGGGCTTCGTTATTTTGAGCGTCGCCTTTGCGGCGGGCTTGATTTCGCCATCTATCGTGAACGTTTCCGTTCCGTCTATTCCCAGCGACGCAGCGTCTTCGCCGTTTGTGAATTCGTAGGGCAGAACTCCCATTCCCACGAGATTGCTGCGGTGGATTCTTTCGAAAGACTTCGCCACAACCGCCCTCACTCCGAGCAGCTTCGTTCCCTTTGCCGCCCAGTCGCGCGAGCTTCCCATGCCGTAGTCTATTCCGCCGAAAACAATCAGCCCTTCGCCGCGCTTGCGGTATTCCTCCGCCGCGTCGAAGATTGACACGTTTTCGCCCGCGCCGTCGATTTTCGTGTAGCCGCCTTCGACGCCGCCCGCCATTTTGTTTTTTATGCGGACGTTCGCGAAAGTGCCGCGCGTCATGACTCTGTCGTTGCCGCGTCTCGATCCGTAGGAGTTGAAGTCCTTTTGTTCCACGCCGTGTTCGCGCAGGTATTTGCCCGCGGGGCCGTCGGGGCGGATTGCGCCCGCGGGCGAGATGTGGTCGGTCGTGACCGAATCTCCGAGGATTGCGAGCGGGCGCAGGTTTTGCAGTCCCGCGATTTTCGGCGCGCCCATTGTGAACTCTTCGAAGAACGGCGGGTTCTGAATGTAGGTGCTGTCGGGATTCCACTTGTAGACGCTTCCCGCCGAGCTTTCGATTTTCTGCCAGCGGTCGGGCCCGCGCATGTCGGAGTAGCGTTTTTTGAACATCTCGCTCTTGACGTTCTTTGCGACCGTTTCGGCGACTTCGCGCGAGGACGGCCAAATGTCGGAGAGGTACACGTCTTTGCCGTCGGGCGTTTTTGCGAGCGGCTCCCTGTCGAAGTCGATGTCGATTCTGCCTGCGATTGCGAACGCCACGACGAGCGGCGGGCTCATGAGGTAGTTCGCTTTGAGGAGCGCGTGCACGCGCGCTTCGAAGTTTCTGTTGCCCGAAAGCACGCTTGCGCATGCGAGGTCGTTTGCCTTTACCGCTTCGGAAATTTCGTCGTCAATCGGCCCCGAGTTGCCTATGCAGGTTGCGCAGCCGTAGCCCGCGAGGTTGAAGCCGAGCATGTCGAGGTACTTTTGAAGCCCCGCCGATTCGAGATAGTCGGACACCACGCGCGAGCCGGGGGCGATTGTGGTCTTGACGTATTTCGGCGGCTTGATTCCGAGTTCCGCCGCCTTTTTAGCCACAAGACCCGCCGCTACCATAACAGAGGGGTTCGACGTGTTTGTGCAGCTTGTTATCGCCGCGATGAGCACGCTGCCGTCGCCGATTTTGCCTTTCGAGGTTTCGGCTTCTGCGGACTTTTTGCCTTTTGTTTCGGCGATGAAAGTTTCGAACGATTTTTTGACGTCGGCAAGCTCGATTCTGTCCTGCGGGCGCTTCGGGCCCGCGATTGCGGGCTTCACTTTCGAGAGGTCAAGTTCGAGCGTTTTTGTGTAGTCGCACTCGCCTTTGAGCGGTATGCCGAAGATTCCCTGTTCCTTGAAGTAGTCGCGGACGAGCGCGATTTGCTTTTCGCTTCTGCCGCTCAGGCGCAGGTATTCGAGCGTCGTTTCGTCAACGGGGAAGTAGCCCATTGTCGCGCCGTATTCGGGAGCCATGTTGGCGATTGTCGTTCTGTCGGCAAGAGACAGCTTTCTTGCGCCTTCGCCGAAGAATTCCACGAATTTGCCCACGACCTTTTCCTTTCTGAGCATTTGCGTAACGAACAGCGCGAGGTCCGTCGCCATGACGCCCTCCGCCAGTTCGCCCGAAACGTGCACGCCCACAACTTCGGGCACTTTGAAGTACACGGGCTGTCCGAGCATGCCCGCTTCCGCCTCGATTCCGCCGACGCCCCAGCCTACGACGCCAAGCCCGTTAATCATCGTTGTGTGCGAGTCCGTGCCTACGAGCGTGTCGGGGTAGAAGATTGTTTCGCCGTCCTCTTTGCCCTCAAAGACGAGCCGCGCAAGGTACTCCATGTTGATTTGGTGGATAATGCCCGTCGAGGGCGGCACGACCGAAAACGTCTTGAACGCCTGCTGCCCCCATTTGAGGAATTCGTATCTTTCGCGGTTGCGCTCGAACTCCTTTTCGAGGTTCTTTTCGAAAGCTTCGGGGACTCCCGCGCAGTCCATCTGCACCGAGTGGTCGACGACCAAGTCCACGGGCACGAGCGGCTCGACCACCGCGGGGTCTTTGCCCTGTTTTGCGGCGGCGTCGCGCATTGCCGCGAGGTCTACGAGCAGCGGAACGCCGGTGAAGTCCTGCAAAACGATTCTCGAAACAACGAATGGTACTTCGTAGTCGCCGGGGTTTGCCGCGTTCCACGCCGCGAGCTTTTTGACGTCGGCTTCCGTGGCGCGGTTGCCGTCGCAGTTTCTGAGCACGCTTTCGAGCACAATCTTTATGCCCACGGGCAGTCTCGACACGTCGAAGCCCGATTTTTCAAGCTCTTTGAGGCTGTATATATAACCCTTTGCGCCGCCTTCTTCCGACGCAAACTTTTTCAGTGTATTGAGCGGATTTTTCATGTATAAAATTCCTCTAATCTTCGTTTTTTTCGGCGTCCTCAATCTCGACCGTGCATTCCCCGACGAGCTTGTCTTCGACGGTGTCGATTCTGATACGCATGCGCTGTTCCTTCAAGTAGAGACGTTCGCCTTTTTCGGGGAATCTGCCAAGCAAAAAAGTAATCAAACCGCCGAAAGTGGAGACTTCGTCGGTATCGAAATCTACGTCGAGAAAGTCCTCCACGCTTCTGAGTGTGGCGCGTCCGCGCACGAGGTATTTTTTGCGTCCGAGGGCCTTGATGTCGCTTGTGCGCGAGCGGTCGAACTCGTCGCGGATTTTCCCGACAAGCTCTCCGAGCGCGGCGTCGAGCGTAAGCACCCCGATGACCCCGCCGAATTCGTCCTCCACCAGAGCCATGTGCAGCCTGTATTTCAGAAGCTTTGCGAGCGCGCTTTCGAGCTTGTCGTTCTCCCTCACGCGGAACGTCTCGCGGCGGATTTTCATGAAGTCTATCGCGTCGGGGTTCGCCACGCCGCCGTTTATGAAAATGTCCTTGATGTGGACAATCCCGAAGCAGTTGTCGAGGTCGTCCTTGCAGAGCGGGTAGCGCGTGTGGTTCGACTCCGTCGCCCGCGCGACGTTTTCGGCGTTCGAGCATTCGGTGTCGAGGTACACAACCTGGCTTCGCGGCAGCATTACGTCGCTTGCGTCAAGCTCCTGCAATTTGAAGGCGTTTTTTACGATTTTCCCCGTGTAGGGCGTGATTGCCTCCGCGTCGTTTTCTTCGGCGCGGAGCATCATTTCAACGTCGATGTAGTCGAAGCCGACTTCGAGGTCTTTGAGCTTTTTCGGCAGGAGTCTTGCCCCCAGTCGTCTCGACAGGAATTCGAAAGGCAGAAAAACCGCGAACGCAGCGTACATTGCGCCCCCGAGTTTCGCCATCGTCTTTTCGGGGAAGTTGCGCCCCAGCCGCATTGCGGGAATGTCGAACACCGCGTACTGCACGAACAGCACCGCCAACGCAGCCGCCACCGCGATTGCCGCGCCCGAAAACGTGGAGGGGCGAGCTCCGCAGACAAGCTCGTCCATTCCGTCCGCCGCGAAGTACGCCATGACCGTGCCCACAGCGAACAGAAACCTGCGGCCGAGCGAGACGACCGACGCCGTCTTTTCGGAGTTCAGCACGCAGTACTTCGCCGCGCCCGAAAGCTTGGGCTTTTCGGGCTTGTTGAGGTTCGCGAATTTGTACGCCGCCACCGCAACCGACGCCGCCGCGAGGCACGAGCCCGCCGCCGTCGCCGCCAGCGCAAGCGACGCGCACAACGCTATCTGCCAGACGGGCGACATTCTATTTTGCGAATTTCGAAAGTTCGTCTATGCAGCGCTCGTTCTGTTCGGGCTTGCCGATTGTGATTCGCAGCCATTCGGGCAGTCCGTAGCCGACGTTCGGGCGCACGATTACCCCGCGCTTTTGCATCTGCACAAACACGTCGGGCGCGTTTTCCACTTTTACCATTACGAAATTCGCGCCGTCCGAATAGTATTCGAAGCCTAGCCTTTCGAAAGCCTCCACAAACTGCTTTCTGCCCGCGTTGTTCACGCGCCTGCTTTCCTCCACAAATTCGGTGTCGTCGAGAGCCGCCAGCGCGCCTACCTGCGCAAGGCTGTTTACGTTGAAGGGCTCGCGCACTCTGTTGATGTAGCCCGCAAGCTCTTCCGACGAGTACGAGTAGCCTATTCTAAGCCCCGCCAAGCCGTAGATTTTCGAGAACGTGCGCAGGCAGATTACATTGCGGCCCTCCGCGATGAGCGGGCGCAAGTCAACCTGTTCGTCCTGATATTCCGTGTAGGCTTCGTCGTAGCAGAACACGACGTGTTCGGGGAGAGAGCGCACAAAGTTTTCCACTTCCGACTGCTTCACGACGCAGCCCGTGGGGTTGTTGGGGTTTGTCATGAAAACGATTTTCGTTTTGTCGCTCACGGCGTCGCGCAGGGCGTCGAGGTCGTATTTTAGGTTGGGCATGGGCACGGCGACGCATTTGCCGCCCATGAAAATGGTCGCCAGTTTGTAGACGATGAACGACTGCGCGCCGAAGACGGTTTCGTCGCCCCTGTCCACAAAGCACTGCGCTATGAATTCGAGAAGCTCGTTCGAGCCGTTTCCGAAAGCGAACTGCGAGGGTTGCAAGCCCCACTTTTTTGCGAGTTTCTGGCGCAGCTCGTAGCAGCCGCCGTCGGGGTAGTAGTTGAGCGTTTCGAGGTGCTTTGATACCGCCGCGACCGCCTTGGGCGACGGGCCGAGGGGGTTTTCGTTGGACGCCATTTTCAAAATTCCGTCGGGGTCAAGCCCGAACTCCCGCGCGACGTATTCGATTGGTTTTCCCGTTTCGTAAACGGGCAGGTTTTTGATTTGCGATTTTACCGTATTTTCAAGCTTCATGATAACTCTATAAATAATCTCCTTTAACTATGTATATAGCCACGGCTTTTGCAAGGCAGATATTGCGCTATTTTCACCGCGGCGGCGTTTCGGGCGCGTCCGCGCCTTCCGCAAAAAACGCGTTCGGCGCAATTCAAACGGAGGCGAATCGGCTCAAAATATGGCGAATTTACCCGAAATACGGCTCACGGTGAGCCGAAAAGCCTCAAAAAACTTGACATTTTGAGCTGAAAACCGATTTTTAGTGTATGTCGATTTTAGATGAAATCTTAGGGTTTCTCCACTACAATCCCGATTCTACAAGGTCGGAGATAGCGGAAAACCTCGCAAACCCGCCGAGTCCTTCGAGCATGAAGCGTCTTTTGTCGGACGCCGTAGAAAACGGCATGATTGCTATTGACGGGCGCGGGCGGGCGTCGCGCTATAGCATAACGCCGAAAGCCCACCTGTTGCGCACCTACGACGTAGACGAGTATTTCAAAAAGGAAATCGACGAGCGCACGGTTCAGACGTCGTTCAACTTCGATTTGCTCGAAAACCTTTTGCCCAAAGTGGAGCTTTTCAGCGGCGACGAAATGCGCCGTCTCGACGCCCTGCAACGGAAGTTCACGGAGAACATTTCGAAAATTTCGGCGGACTCCTACAACGCGGAAATGGAGCGGCTCGGCATAGATTTGAGCTGGAAGTCGTCTCAAATAGAGGGCAACACGTATTCGCTTTTGGAGACCGAGCGGCTTTTGCGCGAGCGCAAGCAGGCGGACGGGAAAAGCCGCGAAGAGGCTATCATGCTTTTAAACCACAAAGAGGCGCTGCGCTTTCTTCTCGAAAATCCCGACTATTTGCAGTCGCTTTCCGTAAGCCGAATCGAAGACGTGCACAGCATTCTTGTGCGCGACTTGAACGTAGAGCGCAATATCCGCAGGAGCAGGGTGGGAATCACCGGCACGAATTACAGACCGCTCGACAACGACTTCCAGATAAGGAAGGCGATGGAGCTTGCGTGCAATCTGATAAACGGGCGCAAAAACGTTTTCGAAAGGTCGATGTTGTCGGTTTTGCTGCTGTCGTATATCCAGCCGTTTGCGGACGGCAACAAGCGCACTTCGCGGATTGTGGGCAACGCTGTTTTGATTGCCGAAAAATGCTGTCCGCTGTCGTTTAGAAGCGTCGATTCGCTCAAATACAAGGAGGCGGTTCTGGTGTTCTATGAGCAAAACAACATAAGCGCGTTCAAAAAAATATTCATCGACCAGTACGATTTTGCCGTGAACACTTATTTTTGAGTTCCCCCCGATTTTTCAGCAAAGGCAAAATATGTTTGCGTGTCGGGGTTTGCGTGCCAAACTGTACTCAACTAACAAAGGTTTTTTTATGCTGATTTTCTGTACGGGCGCGACTGGGCTTGTCGGCTACAATTTCATAAAGGCGGCGTCGGAGGCGGGGCACCGCGTCGTTGCGGTTTCGCATTCGCACGGGCTTCCGCAGTTCAAGGGGGTCGAACAAATGAAAATCGACCTCGCCGACACCGCGGCTGTTCAACGCGCGGTTCTCGACGCGTTCCCCGAAATGGTCGTAAACTGCGCGGCGATTTCAAGCCCCGCAGACGTGGACGCAAAGCCCGAACTCGCCGAGAAAATGAACACGGTGCTCCCCGAAACTTTGGCGATCCTCGCCAAGCACGTCAACGCGCGCCTGATTCACATTTCGACCGACATGGTTTTCGACGGCTCGTGCCCGCCCTACAAAAATACCGACGTTCCCATGCCAGCAACCCTCTACGGCACAACGAAGCTCATGGCGGAAAAGCGGGTTCTGAAAATCTGCGCGCCGTCGAGCGTCGTGTTGCGCCTAAGCCACGTCAGCGGAAACAGCCTCACTACAAAACGCTCGCTGCACGAAAAGCTTTTGCGCTCTTGGGCGGCGGGAAAGCCCGTATCGGCGCGGACGGACGAAATCAAGTGCCCGCTTTCCGCGTCGAGGCTCGCCGACCTGCTTTGCGAGCTTTGCGAACGCCCGAACGTCAGCGGCATTTACCACTACGCGGGGCTTGAACCCGTCAGCCGCTACGACATGGCCGCGCGCATCGCAAAGCACTTCGGGCTTGACCCGCAAAAATACGTCGTGCCGACAACGGGCGACAGGCGCGTAGATTTGACCATGGACATGTCGTGCCTTGCCGCCCGCGTGAAAACGCGCTCGTGCATGTTCGACGAACTTTTCGACGAAATGCGCGTGCCCGCCGACGTCGAAGACTGGCTCAAAGCCGAGGGAAAGCTGCCCGTCAAACGCTTCAAACTGTGATGGCGCGTGATTCGAAAACGTCGGCGTTGTCGGGGCTTTTTGCGGCTTTCGCGCTTCTTGCGTTCTCCGCGTGTTTTGCGCGGGCGGAGGTGTCGGCGCAAAACCTTTCGGGCGCGGCTTTGAAGCCGCTTGCGGAGTCTTTCCGCGCGGGGCTTGCAAAGTGCGGCGCAAAGTCGGGCGCGGTTTGCGCGGCGGCTCGCGGGCGGATAATTTTCGGCGCGGATTTTTCGGAGGGAAGCGGGCGCGTCTACCCGCTCGGAAACACGTCCCAGCCTCTGCTTTCGCTTATGCTGGCGGCGATGGAATCCGACGGAGAATTGGCGGCGGACTGGCGCGTCGCGCGGCACTGCTCGTATTTCAAGCCCGCCGACAGCCCCGCGACTTTCGACGACCTTCTCTCCATGCGGGCGGGCTTCGAGCCTTACGCCGATTCGCTCGTTCCGCCCGACGCCGACGCGTTCGAATTTTTCGGAATCGCAGCCCAGTTGCCCCGCGCCGCAAACGGTTTCTTCGCGAGGTCGCGAGCAAGCGCGGCTTTGGCGGGCTACGCAATGGCGTATGTTTCCGACAAGAAATCGCGCAATCTGAAAAAGGCGTTCGCCGCGTGCGCAAAAAAATACCTCTTCGAGCCGCTTGAATTTTCGTCGCCGCGCTTCGCGTCTTTCGACAAGCCCGACTTCCCCGCGACCGCGTTCGCGCTGACCGTTCCCGACTGCGCAAAATGGCTCGAATGCGAAACCGCCGACAGCCCGAAAATCGCGACCCGCGCCGCGCTGGACTCTCGCCGCAACCCTCGCGATTCCGACTGCAAATTCGGCGGCGGCTGGACTTCCTCGACCGAATGCGGCGTCTCGTTCCGCGTGTCGGCGGACTACTTCGAGGGCTGCGCGAACGTCGTTGCGGTGTTCCCCGCCGAGCGCGTCGCGGTGGCGTTTTTCGCCGCCTCGCGCGACGCAAAGGGCGCGGCGAAACTCTGCGCCGACTCGCTTTCGCAATTCGTAAAAATTCTTTCAAACGCACAATGAAAACCGACTTTTTTAAATCAGTTCTGCTCTTCGTTTCCGCCGCTTTCGCGCTTCCGGCGTTCGGCTCTTTGAAATTCGCGTTCGTTGCTCCCGACGCCCTCACGCCGCAAAATGCCGCCGTCTTCAACGGCATGCGCGACGCGTTTGCGGAGCTTCAATCGCGCTACGGAAAAACCTTCGAGGTCGAGTACATCGACGCCCGCCTCTCCGCCGAAAACCAGGCAAAACAGCTCGGCGGGGCGTATATAGGCGGCTTTGCGGGCGCGGTCGTTCTGCCCGTAGAATGCGCGAAGCCGCTTTCCGAAAAAATTTCCGCGCTGGCGGACAGGGGCTTTCCCGTAGCGCTCGTAGGCTCGGACATGCCCGAATCGAAACGCCTGTGCTTTGTAGGCGACGACCGCGACTCTTTCGGGAAAATTCTTTCCGGGCTTATCGCCGAGCTTTCGCGCGGAAAAAAATTCTCGCTTTTCTGCTATTTCAGGGGCGCGCCGTCCGCCGACATTCCGCCGACCGACACCGCCGAAATCTCCGCGCTTTTGGGCGGCGCAATGCCGCTCGACGCGTACAAAGAGGCGGTTTCGAAATACAATCCCAAGCTTGTCTCCGCCGACTACTACTCGGTTTACGCGCGGCAAAATTCCGTGGAAATCATGCGGCGCGACGACTACGGCGAGCTGTTTTTCAGCCCCTATTTGCTCGCCGACATGCAGCCCATTAAGCGCGATTCCGACAGGCTTTTCGCTGTTTGCGTAGGCGCGGTTCCGCAGCTTGAACGCTATCTTGCCGACTCCTCCGTCAACGCGTGCGTTTTCGGCGACTACTACGGCTGGGGCTATTTTGCGGCGCGCGCACTCGCGGAAAAGGCGGTCGGGAAAAGCAATCCCGAAAAAGAAGTGCGCTTGTTGAAGCCGCTCGTTGCGACCCCAAAAAATCTCAACTCATTCATCTCAGATTGGAAACGCTGGATAAAGTAGGCGCGTTAGACGGCGCGTGAAAGCACTTCCCTAAGGGCGTTTCCCTGTACGCCCAGACCGCTCGCGTACGAAAGTACGCCACGCGCCCTGTGCGCACAGGAAAGCCACCCTTATGAAAGCACTTTGACGCGCCTAACAAGTGAGTGCTATCGCACGAAGATTTTTAGAGTGCGCTGGGATAAAAGCGGGGTGGGGCGGTAGGCGGAGAATTTGCGTTTGCGGATTTTCGTTTTTTTTATCCGCGCAAAGCGCGTCTATTTAATTAGTTTCTGTCTGATATTCGTCAATTTCAATTCCAGTAATTGCCAACGGCAATACGAACTAAAACAGAAAAGGCGCGGTTATAGCCGCGCCGCATAATCACAGAAAGGAGCGAAGCTCCGACGAGTGGCGCGGCTCGCGTCTGAAATAAGGCTTGCATAATGGAGGTGTGGTGTTAAGGTTTTGGATAAAAGTACAGTTTATGAAAAAATTTGCGTATATAACGATGATGGTAGCGTCGGCGGTGTCGGCGTTTGGTCAGGCCGATGTTGAGTCGTCTTCGGCGTCGGTTGCGTCAACGCTTGCGGGCGGCGCGTCGGCGGTTCGCGACATTGCTCCCGAGATGTCGCTGTCGCTTTTGAGCGTGTCGGCGTCGGTTGGGTACGAATCGCAGTACATGTTCCGCGGCGAGAAGTTCGCGGGGCATTCAATCCAGCCGAAAGTAGAGTTTGCATACCCCGTGTACGGCTTCGACATCTACGCGGGCGCGTGGGCTAACACCCCCGTTGAGGGCAACAAGGGCGGGCTTACGGAAATCGACATTTACGGCGGCGTGAATTACTATTATAAGTCGATGCGCCTCGATGTCGGGTATATCCTCTACTACTATCCCGACTCCGACCAGACCCATAACAAGCTTTCGCGCGACATGGAAGTTTACGTCGGCGGCGCGTTCGACACCTCCGCATACCTCGACGGAATCAACCTCAACCCCTCCGCGTACTATTTCTACAACTGGATTCTCAAACAGCAGGTTGTCGAAATCTCGCTTTCGTACAGCATTCCCGTTGGCGAGCAGCTGCTCGACGACGCGCGTTTCACGCTTCCCGTCAGCGTCTACGGCGGCTACTTGACGTCGGGCAGAAAGAACGGCGACAACGGCAGCCCCGACAGCGGCGTTTCCTATTTCTACTGGGGCGTCAGCGGCGACATCGCTTTCGCCATTACCGACTATTGCACAATCAGCGGCGGTATCCGCTATTCGATGCGCGAGGGCGGCAACGAGGGCGACCCCGTAGACCACTACCCCTTGCAGGGCAGGGAAAACAACCTCTGGTTCGGCGGCAAAGTCGATTTCGGCTTCTAAGCCGACATTCCGCGCTTGCGGAGTCGGGTTTGCATTCTTTCAATACACGGCGCGGTTTTTCGACCGCGCTTTTTTTGCGTAATTTTTCCCGAATAAAAATCCCTCCACGCGCCAAATAAAAGCCCGCATGTTTTGCGGGCTTTGACGCTATGCGCTTTGCAAAAACACTGAACGCGCGGGCGCAAAAAAAGGCGCGGAATTTCCGCGCCTTTTTGTTTTTTGAAATGTCGGGGAAATTAGGCGTTGAGAGCCGCCGTTGCCTCTTCCGCGTTCTTGCGGATAGCCGCCCAGTCGCGCTCGTTGATGAGCTTTGCGGGGGCAATCCACGAACCGCCGATTGCAGCCACCAGCGGCGACGAAAGGTATTCGCCCATGTTCGCAAGCTTCAAGCCGCCGAGGGGAATGAAGCTTACGCCGAGGTGCTTGTAGGGGGCAGCCATGCTTTCGAGGTGCTTCATGCCGCCTGTCGTGCCCGCGGGGAAGTACTTCATGAGCGTGCAGCCGTGTTCGAGCGACTGCTCGATTTCGCTGGGCGTCATGATTCCGGGGGCGAAGGGCAGACCCGCCTTTTGCGCGGCGTCAATCACGCGGACGTTGCAGCCGGGGCTTACGGCGAAATCCGCGCCGCGCCTCTTGGCTTCCTCCGCCTGTTCGGGCGTCAAAACCGTGCCGATGCCGAGCATGATTTTCTGCGCCTTTTCGACAATCGCCGACGCGCATTCGAACGCGTTGGGCGTGCGGAGCGTAAGCTCGATTGCCTTGATGCCGCCGTCGGCGAGGGCGTTTGCCAAATCGACGGCGTCGTTTTTGTCGTTTACGCTAAGAACCGCGACAATGCGCGCTTCCCTTACTTTTTCAGCCAAAGTTTTCATGTCGTCGAGCTTGGCGCATTCTCATTCGATTGCAAATTAAATTTTGCGCCAATTTGCGGATTCCCGCGATTTTTTTTGCCGCGCCCGATTTGCGCCGCGCAAAGGCTTGGCTTCCACACGCGGAATGCGCGGCGTCGGCGGGGCATGCGGCTGATTTTGAAAACGCGGAATCTGCTTGCCGCACGCGCGGAGTCGGCTTCGCGGGCGCGGGCGTTTAGCGTTCCCCGCCGTTGCGGACGCCCGACTTGAAAGCTTCGAATTTTTGCGTGTCGAAAATAATGTCGATTGCGCCGATTTTGTCCGCGGGGAAGCCAGCCGGCGCGAGCACGTTTTCGAGGACGTATTTTTTCAGCGAAACTTCGGCGTCGATTCTCGCGCGGAGCATGTTTTGCGCGCTTTTGGAACGCTCGGCGAGGTACTGCGGGAACTCGCTTTTTTTTGTACTCGGCGATTTTCGCGTTGACGCCGTCGGAAATCGAGCTTTCGCGGACGTCGCATTTGATTTCGGAGTACTTGACGGGCGTTTCGCATTCGAGCGCGTCGAAGTAGAACGCGAAGCGCAGCATGCCGTCGTCCGACTTGCTCGTGTCGAATTTCAGCCCTCTGAACGGAATGTAGTACTGGTAGTGCGCCACCGCCTC
The Opitutia bacterium KCR 482 genome window above contains:
- a CDS encoding STAS domain-containing protein, which gives rise to MGEETKYLVRICGKTAMLAVAGKAGYLNCRSAGEFFASAVEKGCTKVLVQLEKCTGMDSTFLGMIAGVALKLKKSDGELLLLNLNERNRELVENLGIARLVKISDGSIDANLGDTLPSASAPTSAILDAHQNLVDADAANLAKFEDVISFLKKENKA
- the acnA gene encoding aconitate hydratase AcnA — translated: MKNPLNTLKKFASEEGGAKGYIYSLKELEKSGFDVSRLPVGIKIVLESVLRNCDGNRATEADVKKLAAWNAANPGDYEVPFVVSRIVLQDFTGVPLLVDLAAMRDAAAKQGKDPAVVEPLVPVDLVVDHSVQMDCAGVPEAFEKNLEKEFERNRERYEFLKWGQQAFKTFSVVPPSTGIIHQINMEYLARLVFEGKEDGETIFYPDTLVGTDSHTTMINGLGVVGWGVGGIEAEAGMLGQPVYFKVPEVVGVHVSGELAEGVMATDLALFVTQMLRKEKVVGKFVEFFGEGARKLSLADRTTIANMAPEYGATMGYFPVDETTLEYLRLSGRSEKQIALVRDYFKEQGIFGIPLKGECDYTKTLELDLSKVKPAIAGPKRPQDRIELADVKKSFETFIAETKGKKSAEAETSKGKIGDGSVLIAAITSCTNTSNPSVMVAAGLVAKKAAELGIKPPKYVKTTIAPGSRVVSDYLESAGLQKYLDMLGFNLAGYGCATCIGNSGPIDDEISEAVKANDLACASVLSGNRNFEARVHALLKANYLMSPPLVVAFAIAGRIDIDFDREPLAKTPDGKDVYLSDIWPSSREVAETVAKNVKSEMFKKRYSDMRGPDRWQKIESSAGSVYKWNPDSTYIQNPPFFEEFTMGAPKIAGLQNLRPLAILGDSVTTDHISPAGAIRPDGPAGKYLREHGVEQKDFNSYGSRRGNDRVMTRGTFANVRIKNKMAGGVEGGYTKIDGAGENVSIFDAAEEYRKRGEGLIVFGGIDYGMGSSRDWAAKGTKLLGVRAVVAKSFERIHRSNLVGMGVLPYEFTNGEDAASLGIDGTETFTIDGEIKPAAKATLKITKPDGSVKTAELLLRVDTPIEVDFYKEAGILPYVLKKILNK
- a CDS encoding transporter associated domain-containing protein, coding for MSPVWQIALCASLALAATAAGSCLAAASVAVAAYKFANLNKPEKPKLSGAAKYCVLNSEKTASVVSLGRRFLFAVGTVMAYFAADGMDELVCGARPSTFSGAAIAVAAALAVLFVQYAVFDIPAMRLGRNFPEKTMAKLGGAMYAAFAVFLPFEFLSRRLGARLLPKKLKDLEVGFDYIDVEMMLRAEENDAEAITPYTGKIVKNAFKLQELDASDVMLPRSQVVYLDTECSNAENVARATESNHTRYPLCKDDLDNCFGIVHIKDIFINGGVANPDAIDFMKIRRETFRVRENDKLESALAKLLKYRLHMALVEDEFGGVIGVLTLDAALGELVGKIRDEFDRSRTSDIKALGRKKYLVRGRATLRSVEDFLDVDFDTDEVSTFGGLITFLLGRFPEKGERLYLKEQRMRIRIDTVEDKLVGECTVEIEDAEKNED
- the hisC gene encoding histidinol-phosphate transaminase, whose translation is MKLENTVKSQIKNLPVYETGKPIEYVAREFGLDPDGILKMASNENPLGPSPKAVAAVSKHLETLNYYPDGGCYELRQKLAKKWGLQPSQFAFGNGSNELLEFIAQCFVDRGDETVFGAQSFIVYKLATIFMGGKCVAVPMPNLKYDLDALRDAVSDKTKIVFMTNPNNPTGCVVKQSEVENFVRSLPEHVVFCYDEAYTEYQDEQVDLRPLIAEGRNVICLRTFSKIYGLAGLRIGYSYSSEELAGYINRVREPFNVNSLAQVGALAALDDTEFVEESRRVNNAGRKQFVEAFERLGFEYYSDGANFVMVKVENAPDVFVQMQKRGVIVRPNVGYGLPEWLRITIGKPEQNERCIDELSKFAK
- a CDS encoding Fic family protein, whose amino-acid sequence is MSILDEILGFLHYNPDSTRSEIAENLANPPSPSSMKRLLSDAVENGMIAIDGRGRASRYSITPKAHLLRTYDVDEYFKKEIDERTVQTSFNFDLLENLLPKVELFSGDEMRRLDALQRKFTENISKISADSYNAEMERLGIDLSWKSSQIEGNTYSLLETERLLRERKQADGKSREEAIMLLNHKEALRFLLENPDYLQSLSVSRIEDVHSILVRDLNVERNIRRSRVGITGTNYRPLDNDFQIRKAMELACNLINGRKNVFERSMLSVLLLSYIQPFADGNKRTSRIVGNAVLIAEKCCPLSFRSVDSLKYKEAVLVFYEQNNISAFKKIFIDQYDFAVNTYF
- a CDS encoding SDR family oxidoreductase, translated to MLIFCTGATGLVGYNFIKAASEAGHRVVAVSHSHGLPQFKGVEQMKIDLADTAAVQRAVLDAFPEMVVNCAAISSPADVDAKPELAEKMNTVLPETLAILAKHVNARLIHISTDMVFDGSCPPYKNTDVPMPATLYGTTKLMAEKRVLKICAPSSVVLRLSHVSGNSLTTKRSLHEKLLRSWAAGKPVSARTDEIKCPLSASRLADLLCELCERPNVSGIYHYAGLEPVSRYDMAARIAKHFGLDPQKYVVPTTGDRRVDLTMDMSCLAARVKTRSCMFDELFDEMRVPADVEDWLKAEGKLPVKRFKL
- a CDS encoding serine hydrolase, with product MARDSKTSALSGLFAAFALLAFSACFARAEVSAQNLSGAALKPLAESFRAGLAKCGAKSGAVCAAARGRIIFGADFSEGSGRVYPLGNTSQPLLSLMLAAMESDGELAADWRVARHCSYFKPADSPATFDDLLSMRAGFEPYADSLVPPDADAFEFFGIAAQLPRAANGFFARSRASAALAGYAMAYVSDKKSRNLKKAFAACAKKYLFEPLEFSSPRFASFDKPDFPATAFALTVPDCAKWLECETADSPKIATRAALDSRRNPRDSDCKFGGGWTSSTECGVSFRVSADYFEGCANVVAVFPAERVAVAFFAASRDAKGAAKLCADSLSQFVKILSNAQ